A genome region from Natranaeroarchaeum sulfidigenes includes the following:
- a CDS encoding pyridoxal phosphate-dependent aminotransferase, whose amino-acid sequence MSNDRPLFFQVMQYADRADGDVINMVSGSPDWEPPAALREGLVEYADSEPDAFQYQPSEGLTKLRAEIADRRGVDLEQVVVTNGGAEANYLAMAAALERSGGDEVLLTDPVYPYYPRKAELLSGVPEYVSANADGTLDPALIRDAATEETAAIVVTTPNNPTGAVYDESTMCELVAIAEDVDAILVSDEVYDHFDYSGDFSSALAVDSDHRIVTNSFSKSLAITGFRVGYAVVPHALIDSVKTRHMLVNVAGSRPAQYAVLQALQETEPAYYRENRERMYARIEAFTDGLEQAGAEYTIPDGGFYVLARFPEFPGTLANVEQLIDDTGVAGMPGEAFGSARDEWLRFALLSPRVDEAADRLAEYF is encoded by the coding sequence CATGGTAAGTGGCAGCCCCGACTGGGAACCCCCTGCCGCGCTTCGCGAGGGGCTCGTCGAGTACGCTGATAGCGAGCCCGACGCGTTCCAGTACCAGCCCAGCGAGGGACTGACGAAGCTCCGCGCCGAGATTGCCGACCGCCGAGGAGTCGATCTCGAACAGGTTGTCGTCACGAACGGCGGCGCGGAGGCGAACTACCTCGCGATGGCCGCGGCGCTGGAGCGTTCAGGAGGCGATGAGGTACTCCTCACTGATCCGGTGTACCCGTACTACCCACGGAAGGCGGAGCTGTTGAGCGGTGTTCCGGAGTACGTCTCAGCAAATGCGGATGGCACGCTCGATCCGGCGCTGATCCGCGACGCCGCCACCGAGGAGACTGCGGCGATCGTCGTGACGACGCCGAACAACCCGACCGGTGCGGTGTACGACGAGTCGACGATGTGCGAACTCGTGGCGATTGCGGAGGATGTCGACGCTATACTTGTTAGCGACGAGGTGTATGACCATTTCGACTACTCCGGTGACTTTTCGAGCGCGCTGGCAGTCGACTCCGACCATCGAATCGTCACCAACTCCTTCTCGAAGTCGCTGGCGATCACCGGGTTCCGGGTCGGCTACGCTGTGGTCCCGCACGCGCTGATCGACTCGGTGAAGACGCGGCACATGCTGGTCAACGTGGCCGGAAGCCGTCCTGCCCAGTACGCTGTCCTGCAGGCGCTACAGGAAACCGAGCCCGCGTACTACCGGGAGAACCGCGAACGGATGTATGCGCGGATCGAGGCGTTTACCGACGGTCTTGAACAGGCGGGTGCCGAATACACGATTCCTGACGGTGGCTTCTACGTCCTCGCACGGTTCCCGGAGTTCCCGGGGACACTTGCGAACGTCGAGCAGTTGATCGACGACACCGGGGTCGCAGGGATGCCCGGCGAGGCGTTCGGGAGCGCCCGCGACGAGTGGCTTCGATTCGCGTTGCTCTCGCCGCGTGTCGACGAGGCCGCGGATCGGCTCGCGGAGTATTTCTAG